In Capsicum annuum cultivar UCD-10X-F1 chromosome 7, UCD10Xv1.1, whole genome shotgun sequence, one genomic interval encodes:
- the LOC107877097 gene encoding uncharacterized protein LOC107877097 yields the protein MYKYTQHQRPKIEKDRQKDEALKRKEVWKQSRKGKVMTCSKCGLRNHNSRGCRKHSKRGVAKQKQVVEEDLVEENINLTASYPTQESQHILDSVYPGSGSMPDLEP from the exons atgtacaaatatacccaacatcaaaGACCTAAGATCGAAAAGGATAGACAAAAAGATGAAGCTCTTAAGAGGAAAGAAGTATGGAAGCAATCAAGAAAAGGTAAAGTGATGACATGTAGCAAATGTGGACTGAGAAATCATAATTCAAGAGGTTGCAGAAAG CATTCAAAGCGAGGAGTTGCTAAGCAGAAACAGGTTGTTGAAGAGGATCTTGTTGAAGAGAATATCAACTTAACAGCTTCCTACCCAACTCAAGAAAGTCAGCATATTCTTGACTCTGTGTACCCTGGTAGTGGCTCAATGCCTGACTTAGAG CCATAA
- the LOC107876447 gene encoding tubulin alpha-1 chain-like — MEHLGYLITDCALRFDGALNVDVNKFQTNLVPYPRIHFMLSSYAPVISVEKAYHEQGDIVSKDVNVVVTTIKTKRTIQFVDWCPTGFKCGINYEPPTVVPKAREDLATLEKDFEEVGCESGDGDNDEVEEY, encoded by the exons ATGGAACATTTAGGTTATCTCATCACTGACTGCGCTCTGCGTTTTGATGGTGCTTTGAATGTGGATGTGAacaaattccaaactaacttggTTCCATACCCAAGGATTCATTTCATGCTTTCTTCATACGCACCTGTGATCTCTGTTGAAAAGGCATATCATGAGCA AGGTGATATTGTGTCCAAGGATGTTAATGTTGTTGTCACCACAATTAAGACCAAGAGGACCATTCAGTTTGTAGACTGGTGCCCAACTGGGTTCAAATGTGGTATCAATTACGAACCACCAACTGTTGTCCCTAAGGCTAGGGAAGATTTGGCTACTCTTGAGAAGGACTTTGAGGAAGTTGGATGTGAGTCTGGTGATGGTGATAATGATGAGGTTGAAGAgtattag